The following coding sequences are from one Halictus rubicundus isolate RS-2024b chromosome 11, iyHalRubi1_principal, whole genome shotgun sequence window:
- the LOC143359249 gene encoding antichymotrypsin-2 isoform X10 has protein sequence MRTLKQSILVASLIALAMAAPNTNTEALNAVAQGTNQFSGSLFQAVVQESPSNLIMSPLSAAVVLSMAAYGAGGETERQLKQGLHIPSPDQFGLTGYKTLITDLNSVTDNKLLLANKAFVNNAFTLKPSYKALTENYFQSVTESVNFQQSEQAANTINVWVKEKTNNHIDSIVKSDDLNGDTALVLVNAVYFKGMWKQKFDPELTQKLPFHLNENVMKEVPTMFKQADYNYGELPSLNAKFIEIPYQGNSISMLIILPNEVNGLAEVENKIQSTNLADILSQGHEAEVKLFLPKFKIKSEIDLISPLKKIGLTDMFTDHANFSGIADAPLTVSKVIQKAFIEVNEEGSEAAAVTGLSVRPLSSFWSPPKPTEFRINRPFLLIVKYRDVVLFIAKASS, from the exons ATGCGTACAT taaagCAAAGTATTCTGGTTGCTAGTTTAATTGCATTAGCAATGGCTGCACCAAACACCAACACAGAAGCACTCAATGCTGTGGCACAGGGAACAAATCAATTTTCAGGATCCCTGTTTCAG GCTGTGGTACAAGAAAGCCCAAGCAATCTTATAATGAGTCCTCTTAGCGCAGCTGTTGTTCTTTCTATGGCTGCTTATGGTGCTGGTGGCGAGACAGAAAGGCAGTTAAAACAAGGCTTACATATACCATCACCAGATCAGTTTGGTTTAACTGGCTATAAAACACTTATCACCGATCTAAAT AGTGTCACGGACAATAAGCTTCTTCTGGCGAACAAAGCCTTTGTCAATAACGCGTTTACCCTGAAACCAAGCTACAAGGCACTGACAGAGAATTACTTCCAGTCTGTCACTGAATCAGTCAATTTTCAACAATCTGAACAGGCTGCAAACACCATTAACGTTTGGGTTAAAGAAAAAACGAACAATCACATTGACTCTATTGTTAAGTCTG ATGACTTGAATGGAGACACAGCATTAGTGCTAGTTAACGCAGTGTACTTCAAGGGTATGTGGAAACAGAAATTTGATCCTGAACTCACCCAGAAGTTGCCGTTCCATCTTAATGAAAACGTTATGAAGGAAGTGCCTACTATGTTCAAGCAAGCCGACTACAACTATGGCGAACTTCCAAGCTTGAATGCcaaatttattgaaataccTTACCAG GGAAATTCGATAAGTATGCTTATCATTCTTCCAAACGAAGTTAACGGCTTGGCTGAAGTTGAAAACAAGATACAGAGCACAAACCTGGCTGACATTCTAAGTCAAGGACATGAAGCAGAAGTGAAATTATTCCTTCCAAAGTTTAAGATTAAAAGTGAGATAGACCTGATCTCTCCCTTAAAAAAA ATTGGTTTGACTGACATGTTCACCGACCATGCTAACTTCTCTGGTATCGCTGATGCTCCATTGACTGTTAGCAAAGTTATACAAAAAGCATTTATCGAAGTGAACGAGGAAGGCAGTGAGGCTGCAGCTGTCACAG GTCTCAGTGTAAGGCCTCTTTCGAGCTTTTGGTCACCGCCGAAGCCCACTGAGTTCCGCATCAATCGACCATTCCTGTTGATTGTTAAATACCGTGACGTAGTCTTGTTCATAGCAAAAGCCTCATCGTAG
- the LOC143359256 gene encoding EKC/KEOPS complex subunit TPRKB — protein MDVYTVALDPETEMYCTIHLFTNVQNSNEIRSKVMNGELCCSVIKATLIADPFQILVAANRAVVNEKMSQLTTKSLYTELLFNLSISKNISRSLIEFGINDHDKNMLIALIHKKNEEETLSKAIVDTVKGESTPISRLSEYSDHNLIKKTYKVDKDELAVSNLTDSIVSRISCKDFILLK, from the coding sequence ATGGATGTTTATACAGTAGCGTTAGATCCGGAAACAGAAATGTATTGTACGATACATTTGTTCACAAATGTGCAGAACTCTAATGAAATACGTTCGAAAGTTATGAACGGTGAACTTTGTTGTTCTGTTATAAAAGCAACACTTATAGCAGATCCGTTTCAAATATTGGTGGCTGCTAACAGAGCTGTTGTTAACGAAAAGATGAGCCAACTTACCACAAAGAGTTTATACACAGaacttttatttaatttatcgaTATCAAAGAACATATCGCGTTCACTAATAGAGTTTGGTATTAACGATCACGATAAAAATATGTTGATAGCACTGATACATAAGAAAAATGAGGAGGAGACGCTATCAAAAGCAATTGTGGATACTGTGAAAGGAGAGTCAACGCCAATTTCAAGATTGTCTGAATATTCAGATcacaatttaattaaaaagaCATACAAAGTTGACAAAGATGAACTAGCTGTTTCTAATTTAACCGATTCGATCGTATCCAGGATTAGTTGTAAAGATTTTATACTGCTAAAATAA
- the LOC143359171 gene encoding uncharacterized protein LOC143359171: MVRVNLCWANSLTIVSIYSDVMKSDWNIWNLSENKPSACPSKRKKMEEEEEARIRAAAETQRSLEGGEGGDSAESKSSERAESGSSERAESESSERAESESANGDSRDPSRYGEKKSPYTPPSQFCPPVKSCCYIKMQDPCAPCCCETKPKLPPCPPKYGPQEPREPICGCDLCQKNPNNDKCCDRNRAFRGISLDSRYFEKA; encoded by the exons ATGGTCCGTGTCAATCTGTGTTGGGCAAACTCTTTGACAATTGTAAGTATCTATTCAGATG TCATGAAATCCGATTGGAATATTTGGAACCTCAGTGAAAATAAGCCATCAGCATGTCCTTCAAAACGGAAGAagatggaagaagaagaagaagcacgTATAAGAGCAGCAGCGGAAACTCAAAGATCGTTGGAGGGAGGGGAAGGAGGCGATTCTGCAGAATCAAAAAGTTCTGAAAGGGCAGAATCAGGAAGTTCTGAAAGGGCAGAATCAGAAAGTTCTGAAAGGGCAGAATCAGAATCTGCAAACGGTGATTCGAGGGATCCCTCTCGGTACGGGGAGAAGAAATCACCGTACACACCCCCTAGTCAATTTTGTCCTCCAGTCAAATCGTGTTGCTATATTAAAATGCAG GATCCTTGTGCACCATGTTGCTGCGAGACGAAACCAAAGCTGCCACCTTGCCCACCCAAATATGGGCCTCAAGAACCGCGTGAGCCGATATGCGGATGCGATCTTTGTCAGAAGAATCCGAATAACGATAAATGTTGCGACAGGAATAGAGCTTTCCGCGGCATAAGCCTGGACTCAAGATACTTCGAAAAGGCATGA